From Cannabis sativa cultivar Pink pepper isolate KNU-18-1 chromosome 8, ASM2916894v1, whole genome shotgun sequence, a single genomic window includes:
- the LOC133030089 gene encoding replication protein A 70 kDa DNA-binding subunit C-like has protein sequence MSAQSAFSESRLRMLGQRTLDKLKSSTDWLSEISLALLQFAVVTKSPTFSPSLSKKIAMAELYKLIPEISLGEMNWTAKVIVVEKSNTKTAIHSPTKYMNMTLIDPQGNQVQATIYEANILPFQDTMEVSKTYLISNATVKHTKLQYRKVAGDVQWTINGKTKVEELKENHNALLFSRYKFISFHKLQTYMDLESEISTIFINFCILAIEIDMGLERQVQTPSGTTSIVQDVPDSYTYYVG, from the exons ATGTCCGCCCAGAGTGCCTTCTCGGAGTCCAGACTGCGGATGTTGGGACAGAGAACCTTGGATAAGTTGAAATCATCCACTGATTGGCTCTCTGAGATTAGCTTAGCCCTCCTGCAGTTTGCAGTTGTGACTAAGTCCCCCACATTCAGCCCATCCTTATC GAAAAAAATTGCAATGGCAGAACTTTATAAACTTATACCAGAGATTTCTCTTGGAGAAATGAATTGGACTGCCAAAGTTATTGTTGTTGAAAAATCAAATACAAAAACAGCAATACATAGTCCAACCAAATACATGAATATGACACTTATTGATCCACAA ggGAACCAAGTGCAAGCAACGATCTATGAAGCAAATATTCTACCTTTTCAAGACACGATGGAAGTATCAAAAACATACTTAATCTCGAATGCAACTGTGAAGCATACTAAACTTCAGTATAGAAAAGTTGCTGGAGATGTCCAATGGACTATAAATGGGAAAACAAAAGTAGAAGAGCTCAAAGAAAATCACAATGCTCTATTATTTTCAAGatataaatttatatctttTCACAAACTCCAGACCTACATGGATCTTGAATCTGAAATTAGTACAATATTCATTAACTTTT gCATTTTGGCTATAGAAATAGACATGGGACTAGAAAGACAGGTTCAAACACCTTCTGGTACAACATCAATAGTTCAGGAT GTTCCAGACAGTTACACTTACTATGTGGGATAA